A region of Sugiyamaella lignohabitans strain CBS 10342 chromosome A, complete sequence DNA encodes the following proteins:
- the VPS54 gene encoding Vps54p (Component of the GARP (Golgi-associated retrograde protein) complex; GARP is required for the recycling of proteins from endosomes to the late Golgi, and for mitosis after DNA damage induced checkpoint arrest; potentially phosphorylated by Cdc28p; members of the GARP complex are Vps51p-Vps52p-Vps53p-Vps54p; GO_component: GO:0000938 - GARP complex [Evidence IPI] [PMID 10637310]; GO_component: GO:0005794 - Golgi apparatus [Evidence IEA,IEA]; GO_component: GO:0005794 - Golgi apparatus [Evidence IDA] [PMID 10637310]; GO_component: GO:0005768 - endosome [Evidence IEA]; GO_component: GO:0010008 - endosome membrane [Evidence IEA]; GO_component: GO:0016020 - membrane [Evidence IEA]; GO_component: GO:0031966 - mitochondrial membrane [Evidence IEA]; GO_component: GO:0005739 - mitochondrion [Evidence IEA]; GO_component: GO:0005739 - mitochondrion [Evidence IDA] [PMID 14576278]; GO_component: GO:0005739 - mitochondrion [Evidence IDA] [PMID 16823961]; GO_function: GO:0003674 - molecular_function [Evidence ND]; GO_process: GO:0006896 - Golgi to vacuole transport [Evidence IMP] [PMID 10637310]; GO_process: GO:0030476 - ascospore wall assembly [Evidence IMP] [PMID 17645731]; GO_process: GO:0015031 - protein transport [Evidence IEA]; GO_process: GO:0042147 - retrograde transport, endosome to Golgi [Evidence IDA] [PMID 12686613]; GO_process: GO:0006810 - transport [Evidence IEA]), translated as MSGSNSSTPSTPVFAPVAGNSSTSIGSRSRRPSSIISGTSSLSATAGGAGSLSTFTPVGLNRVGHSLNRLGSNSIADLVDGNNISVSNDPYASPAQLGRRNMNTGGSSSFPFKPPTSKDIPPVTLAPTPRIKKEELREKLNDISSEYELFYGARISKGAGSTGLEPTGSKILSDDTLSLLSDKGVSMSVSSNDGAAIISDSESIADGDDSGTRQDTPDLTPLSTIPEVFFQEKFQLDNPKVFGIVSEKSEIIQGNGGSPPPIKVSDEDYEGTESDVPKILASNSILQEKLSWYIDTVELHLINEISNASKSFFSTLGDLKTINERASECITRIQYLKEQLVYADKDIALHGIEQVKLRQRRQNVEALSESLLQIATVFEQADNAESILLEGSDVDQSLDIIDASEALLEGNSSNDLVSQWITTWSYPLVDLRSVHGLADLRENLCTLRSKAGDIYSNKFSDILLKDLQTHMDSVPKVDTLQRLGKILDGDPAANTSYLKDTQLRESLIRQLRGLERSDNIATAFNQYKESVVKMVKNVVRMNLPSKSDTVSMSSNSTNRSMADKSMSLATSLRAMTIREAETMVSDIYISLSELYRRLSAQQKLLLDLTASLDDSKGTAVIDLSDLLLSVINHSESRMTKVLKVRREQTVNYGLQDFINFYALNGIYLAECELICGDPSNELRGMLSVFIKQFLDRFYAKHESELAELMDKDLWREEEITKDFQALVDRIVESGKSGKDPAPWVAALRKILSPTESEDDIPLSRLISSGVSTSEKKLPRNVFVENSSFIISKAAICLIRFTEDYLKLMILLPHLSTEVVTNWIDLAKKFNSRAIQLILGAGATRSAGLKHITAKHLALSSESVNIVVALLPFIKSFAARHLAPTSPVLNDFDALLGELENHRHEVHQKFVSLMSDKMNLHYNAIMKTDWSIPGPVSKYMQDLVKETSILVKILSKILPKQSYLVSICNAFA; from the coding sequence ATGTCGGGATCAAACTCGTCTACTCCATCAACACCTGTTTTTGCCCCAGTAGCGGGAAATTCGTCCACTTCTATAGGCTCAAGAAGTAGGCGTCCGAGCAGCATCATTAGTGGGACAAGTAGCCTTAGCGCAACAGCCGGCGGTGCTGGCTCCCTATCTACATTCACTCCGGTGGGTCTCAATCGCGTCGGCCATTCTCTAAATAGACTGGGATCAAACTCTATTGCTGATCTAGTGGATGGGAACAACATCTCAGTATCGAACGATCCATATGCATCACCGGCACAGCTTGGTAGAAGGAATATGAATACTGGTGGTAGCTCATCATTTCCATTTAAGCCACCTACTTCTAAGGATATTCCACCAGTAACTCTTGCCCCGACACCCAGAattaaaaaagaagaactaAGGGAGAAACTCAATGATATCTCTTCCGAGTATGAATTATTTTACGGAGCTCGAATATCAAAGGGGGCCGGCAGCACTGGTTTGGAACCAACCGGGTCCAAAATTTTAAGCGATGACACTCTGTCATTGCTTTCAGATAAAGGAGTATCCATGTCGGTATCTTCAAATGATGGTGCTGCTATCATATCAGATAGTGAGAGCATTGCGGATGGCGATGATTCTGGTACCAGGCAAGACACGCCCGATTTGACTCCTTTATCCACCATTCCAGAGGTCTTTTTCCAGGAGAAGTTTCAGTTGGACAATCCGAAGGTTTTTGGGATTGTCAGCGAAAAGTCTGAAATCATCCAAGGTAATGGTGGCTCCCCTCCTCCAATAAAGGTATCGGATGAGGACTATGAAGGTACCGAGAGTGATGTACCCAAAATTCTTGCATCGAACTCTATTCTTCAGGAGAAACTTTCTTGGTATATTGATACTGTCGAATTACATCTCATTAACGAAATTTCCAATGCATCTAAATCCTTTTTTTCTACATTAGGGGATTTGAAAACAATTAATGAACGTGCCTCAGAATGTATAACCCGTATTCAGTATCTGAAAGAGCAGCTTGTATACGCGGACAAAGATATTGCTCTTCATGGAATTGAGCAAGTAAAGCTTCGTCAGAGGCGCCAGAACGTTGAAGCTCTCTCTGAATCATTGCTGCAAATAGCAACAGTTTTTGAGCAGGCCGACAACGCAGAGTCGATTTTATTAGAAGGTTCAGACGTGGATCAATCCTTGGATATAATCGATGCTTCTGAAGCACTACTTGAAGGAAATAGTAGTAACGATCTAGTATCACAATGGATAACCACTTGGTCGTATCCTTTGGTTGATCTAAGGTCGGTTCACGGTTTAGCAGATCTCAGAGAAAATCTGTGTACATTGCGGTCTAAGGCCGGTGATATTTACAGCAACAAATTTTCAGATATATTGCTGAAGGATTTACAAACTCATATGGATTCGGTTCCCAAGGTTGACACCTTGCAACGATTGGGCAAAATTTTGGATGGTGATCCGGCTGCAAATACAAGCTATCTCAAGGATACTCAGTTAAGAGAGTCATTGATACGACAGCTACGGGGATTGGAGCGATCTGATAATATCGCGACAGCTTTCAATCAGTATAAGGAATCTGTTGTAAAGATGGTTAAAAATGTGGTCCGGATGAATCTGCCATCGAAGAGTGATACTGTATCGATGAGTTCAAATAGCACTAACCGATCAATGGCTGATAAGAGTATGTCATTAGCTACTTCATTGAGAGCCATGACTATCAGAGAAGCCGAAACTATGGTATccgatatttatatttctctttctgaATTATATCGAAGACTTTCTGCCCAACAAAAACTTTTGCTTGATCTAACAGCTTCGTTAGACGATTCGAAGGGGACAGCGGTCATCGATCTTAGTGATCTACTACTGAGTGTCATCAACCACTCTGAAAGTAGAATGACTAAGGTTTTAAAGGTTCGTCGTGAACAAACCGTTAACTATGGATTACAAGATTTTATCAACTTCTATGCATTAAACGGTATATATCTCGCAGAATGTGAACTTATTTGTGGCGATCCATCCAACGAGCTACGAGGAATGCTATCCGTATTTATTAAGCAGTTCCTAGATCGGTTTTATGCTAAACACGAGTCAGAACTTGCCGAGCTGATGGATAAAGACTTATGGAGAGAAGAGGAGATCACGAAAGATTTCCAGGCGCTTGTCGACAGAATCGTTGAGAGCGGTAAATCTGGAAAAGATCCTGCTCCGTGGGTAGCAGCTTTGAGAAAGATACTTTCGCCTACTGAGTCGGAGGATGATATTCCGTTATCTCGTCTAATTTCTAGCGGAGTATCGACGTCAGAGAAGAAGCTACCTCGTAatgtttttgttgaaaACTCCAGTTTTATTATATCCAAAGCCGCTATATGCTTGATTCGGTTCACAGAAGATTATTTGAAATTAATGATCTTACTTCCTCACTTATCTACTGAAGTTGTTACCAACTGGATAGATTTGGCAAAGAAATTCAACTCTCGGGCTATTCAGTTAATTCTTGGGGCAGGTGCCACTCGGTCGGCTGGCCTGAAGCATATCACAGCTAAACACCTGGCTTTGTCATCGGAATCTGTCAACATCGTAGTGGCACTGCTCCCTTTCATTAAGTCGTTTGCAGCAAGACATCTTGCTCCTACTTCGCCTGTTTTGAATGATTTTGATGCTTTGTTAGGGGAATTGGAGAATCATCGGCACGAGGTTCACCAGAAGTTTGTTTCTCTTATGAGTGACAAGATGAACCTTCACTATAATGCTATCATGAAGACAGACTGGTCAATCCCAGGCCCTGTTAGCAAATATATGCAGGATCTAGTCAAGGAAACGTCGATTTTGGTGAAGATCTTGTCAAAAATACTACCAAAACAATCATATTTGGTGAGTATTTGTAATGCATTTGCTTAA
- the ELM3 gene encoding Uncharacterized protein YLL007C has protein sequence MRSIEQILSGKDRIQTRVVYDLTNSLMLARKARICQGGNLKLKSHREIIFAIKTEHDKLVGPSDITPSGLLTAEGEGLKFFDEQSLLTFINLSGSWSSGLDIYELFHYDNLSLVKFYAQVSSLFPKERAFPLLRASIEVSNLLEEIFHESQFILPQNLADGTAITLIGTRYIKSKNKAAKELPTAPERDIDVFKGKFMNLYMNRRALHFWGVVTFMRMWKTSSACIEDIKIISTLVKCVFHRILEGAGTEPEIEDIICRINAITYQEAREYQMWSLQNELNAQWKKDTIVLQNKYVTESQGFVREKYIHLLLSGDVFMVCDPTTVQYSDSVEDFSSTNLKYLVAISPDKSTLRYKYLDDEKEVSVNSIDLSTIESVDVQQLAMPSYNDHPQNNFNTIKLTGNVSYAKITIMGKAQRPLLTFYSDTLKKAHVWRDGIMMAKDRDYQSDSSHKHAEMLAERKLLLQVLNLGPNDTHFSFESEPDIQSISTNFYYQ, from the coding sequence ATGCGAAGCATAGAGCAGATTTTATCAGGAAAAGACAGAATACAGACGCGGGTGGTTTATGATCTGACAAACTCTTTGATGCTTGCAAGAAAAGCAAGAATTTGTCAAGGTGGAAATTTAAAATTGAAGTCTCACCGAGAAATAATTTTTGCAATAAAAACGGAACATGATAAGCTTGTGGGTCCCAGTGATATTACCCCATCTGGGTTGTTAACAGCTGAAGGTGAAGGACTAAAGTTTTTTGATGAACAGTCCTTGCTGACCTTCATCAATCTCTCTGGATCATGGTCCAGTGGACTCGACATATATGAGTTGTTTCATTATGACAATCTAAGTCTCGTAAAGTTCTATGCGCAGGTATCAAGCCTGTTTCCAAAGGAAAGGGCATTCCCATTATTGAGAGCTAGTATTGAAGTTTCAAACTTGCTAGAGGAAATATTCCACGAATCACAGTTTATTCTCCCTCAGAACCTAGCGGATGGAACAGCCATCACGCTTATTGGAACAAGGTATATCAAAAGTAAGAATAAGGCTGCAAAAGAGCTGCCGACAGCCCCAGAACGGGATATCGATGTCTTTAAAGGCAAATTTATGAATTTATATATGAACCGACGGGCCTTGCATTTTTGGGGTGTAGTCACTTTTATGCGAATGTGGAAGACATCTTCAGCATGTATagaagatatcaaaattATTAGCACTTTAGTCAAATGTGTATTTCATCGCATACTCGAAGGGGCCGGAACAGAACCCGAGATCGAGGATATTATTTGCCGCATAAATGCGATCACATATCAAGAGGCAAGAGAATACCAAATGTGGAGTTTGCAAAACGAATTGAATGCCCAATGGAAGAAGGACACTATTGTATTACAGAATAAGTATGTGACTGAATCTCAGGGATTTGTACGTGAAAAGTATATTCATCTACTATTGAGTGGAGATGTGTTTATGGTGTGCGATCCTACAACGGTCCAATATTCTGACTCGGTCGAAGATTTTTCTTCAACTAATCTTAAATATTTAGTTGCCATATCTCCAGATAAAAGTACACTTCGCTACAAATATTTGGATGATGAAAAGGAAGTTTCAGTCAACAGTATTGATCTTTCGACTATAGAGTCGGTGGATGTACAACAACTAGCCATGCCTTCTTATAACGACCATCCTCAGAACAATTTTAACACCATTAAATTGACAGGAAATGTGAGCTATGCTAAGATCACTATCATGGGAAAAGCACAGAGGCCACTTTTGACTTTTTATTCTGACACCTTAAAAAAAGCTCATGTATGGAGAGATGGAATTATGATGGCTAAAGATCGTGATTATCAGTCTGACTCCTCTCACAAGCATGCTGAGATGCTTGCTGAGAGAAAACTCCTGTTACAAGTCTTAAACTTGGGGCCAAATGATACCCACTTTAGTTTTGAAAGTGAGCCAGATATTCAATCAATATCTACGAACTTTTACTATCaataa
- the REG1 gene encoding protein phosphatase regulator REG1: protein MVPYPQIYPNPTVQRPISNARPSPHSFRCPTRQHPNSSVPSPASSSNSSSTSHAVPLLSLGLDNEPPALTPKPSTPSSAPSDLSSRGASTFLPPAASVSTAAAAAPASASSAWPSASTSTATAPTSLSPSRILHGVIDAKNPNPDYHAKPVNNVLVLDRVKGSSVSIDTIRGQKTSSVTGRAADSTSVDSFSTVKNVKTANATVALSLDQSNLKSQHTVSKSAQQKQSSSNYTMTGVPNGTAYPVIAAGSISTGQQEQQQQEEVRNTNLDEISNAVTADCETSFQKSSFALKRTKSLGLFDASMRPSMAADLVGTMEDYPHLHAAAKSGSPGNTPAVVSSSSSSSSTLTNSYFPPISSAPNSSKLHQQTNPNPSQQTPSPPPSIGHVSSTTLKPEATDSRQLQPQSTSSIVTPALSASSSSTLEDDEHGSYGSSSPSIPGTPEIIVPPLDDSVIQYEPSRHVDYLSHNWKESDISSSWRYIVLRRKDMANSARLENASWRTWTKAKYNLKTVAPESVNWLKDYDVTWLYGPLYDEPHHTYSISPDNKSLIKGPGSKDNLRLDKGKSVNLHIGPESEAGDSNENSRNTSPSHSAHPAKPILKKRSVSQMMLSRPPLITHNSCNGTPTCNCTHHRNMTHEAANAATSNHSTGDGVSTYLRHHNYRHRPHAGHSNENISHLINQQYYQAANSHRAIDDFLLSPSGSTAGDSSSISSISSGTQGTSNVIASNAANHGVNSNHETNQPSPPPAPAKVRHIHFNNRVEQCIAVDHSFSDDEDEEGDRKMSDRGRSRHSSKHKKVQSEGRPQFGLGGDSDDSDSEQDEDEYDDEDEDEEIDDDNGEEEDEEDDAGFFFMVRSASSASIHNLPKGSYRNIALLPATTLKYQVDEAEREARQQATANSVAFAMSHNTVNHRHAYSTYDYNSVYVSPAPSPSHSPSHSLSSSDILQGPTGNSIVSVSTTSPTQTDTTNAVGELSNSYSISTTVLLDSLPSVPAASSQGATTSFNDMNVPESEFVEDTSAPVPTKVTTPPAGEPLLSLGLQAPPPTASKTVATTHSSQVNVVSSDNSPPPSRDESPAAALLEDNNRPRLGRINSAVSSAKGLANSLWNANWK from the coding sequence ATGGTACCATATCCACAAATTTATCCTAATCCGACTGTTCAACGTCCGATTTCAAACGCCCGCCCGTCACCACATTCGTTTCGTTGCCCGACTCGGCAGCATCCCAATAGCTCGGTTCCTTCACCAGCATCGTCTTCTAATTCATCCAGTACTTCTCACGCAGTACCGCTACTCTCACTCGGCTTAGATAACGAACCGCCAGCTTTAACCCCCAAACCGAGCACACCATCGTCAGCACCATCAGATCTCTCGTCACGCGGGGCGTCGACATTTTTACCACCAGCTGCCTCTGTCtctactgctgctgctgctgcacctGCATCTGCATCATCTGCTTGGCCGTCTGCTTCTACATCTACAGCCACAGCTCCTACTTCTTTATCACCGAGTCGTATACTACACGGCGTTATCGACGCAAAGAACCCCAACCCTGACTATCACGCCAAACCAGTTAATAACGTGCTGGTACTTGATCGGGTTAAAGGTAGTAGCGTAAGCATCGATACTATCCGGGGACAAAAGACGAGTAGTGTTACTGGTCGTGCCGCTGATTCCACTAGTGTTGATAGTTTCTCAACCGTTAAAAACGTTAAAACTGCCAACGCTACTGTCGCATTGAGTTTGGATCAATCTAATTTGAAAAGCCAGCATACAGTCAGCAAGTCTgctcaacaaaaacaatctTCTTCTAACTACACAATGACAGGTGTGCCAAATGGCACTGCTTATCCTGTGATAGCAGCTGGTAGTATATCTACAGgtcaacaagaacaacaacaacaagaagaagtaaGGAACACTAATTTAgatgaaatttcaaatgcAGTCACCGCTGACTGTGAGACTTCGTTTCAAAAGTCGTCATTTGCTTTAAAGCGAACGAAAAGCTTGGGTCTTTTCGATGCATCTATGAGACCAAGTATGGCGGCTGATTTAGTGGGAACCATGGAAGACTACCCTCATTtacatgctgctgcaaaaTCCGGTAGTCCCGGTAATACGCCGGCAGTGGTTagttcatcttcatccagTAGTAGTACCTTGACTAATTCATACTTCCCTCCTATTTCATCTGCTCCAAATAGCTCAAAATTGCATCAACAAACCAACCCAAATCCGTCACAACAAACcccatcaccaccacctagTATAGGACATGTTTCGAGTACAACTCTTAAACCAGAGGCAACCGACTCCAGACAACTACAACCACAGTCGACTTCATCTATTGTTACTCCAgcattatcagcatcatcttcatctacactagaagatgacgagcATGGTTCATATGGATCGTCGTCTCCCTCAATACCAGGCACACCTGAAATCATTGTTCCTCCTTTAGATGACAGTGTTATTCAGTATGAGCCCTCACGACATGTTGATTATTTGTCTCATAACTGGAAAGAAAGTGATATTTCATCCTCGTGGAGATATATCGTGTTGCGGAGAAAAGACATGGCTAACTCTGCCAGACTCGAGAACGCTTCTTGGAGAACTTGGACAAAGGCGAAATATAACTTGAAAACAGTTGCACCAGAAAGTGTGAATTGGTTGAAAGATTACGATGTTACTTGGCTATATGGGCCACTATATGATGAACCACATCATACATACTCCATATCTCCCGACAATAAGAGCTTAATCAAGGGTCCTGGATCCAAGGATAACTTGAGACTCGACAAGGGCAAATCTGTTAACCTTCATATCGGGCCTGAGAGCGAGGCTGGCGACAGTAACGAAAATAGTAGAAACACCTCTCCATCACACAGTGCCCACCCGGCCAAGCcgattttgaaaaagagaagtGTTTCTCAGATGATGCTGTCTCGTCCGCCGCTTATTACACACAACAGTTGCAATGGCACCCCGACATGTAATTGCACTCATCATCGTAATATGACTCACGAAGCTGCCAATGCCGCGACCTCCAACCATTCAACTGGCGATGGAGTATCAACCTATTTGAGACATCACAACTACAGACATCGTCCCCATGCCGGTCATTCCAACGAAAACATTTCCCATCTCATAAATCAACAATATTATCAGGCGGCAAATAGTCATAGAGCGATCGATGATTTTTTGCTATCGCCTAGTGGAAGCACTGCGGGAGACAGTAGTTCAATTTCTTCAATAAGTTCGGGTACTCAAGGCACCTCTAATGTTATAGCGTCGAATGCAGCCAACCATGGTGTGAACTCGAACCACGAGACAAACCAGCCATCCCCTCCACCTGCCCCGGCTAAAGTGAGACACATCCACTTTAACAATAGAGTTGAGCAATGTATTGCTGTAGACCACTCtttttctgatgatgaagacgaagaaggCGACAGGAAGATGTCAGATAGAGGTAGATCAAGGCATAGTTCGAAACACAAGAAAGTGCAATCTGAGGGAAGACCGCAGTTCGGATTGGGCGGCGACTCGGATGATTCAGACTCTGAGCAGGACGAAGATGAGtatgacgatgaagacgaagatgaggagATTGACGATGACAATGgggaagaagaggacgaagaagacgatgctGGATTCTTTTTCATGGTCCGTTCAGCGTCTTCGGCATCTATCCATAACCTACCCAAAGGAAGCTATCGAAATATTGCCCTATTGCCTGCTACTACTTTGAAGTATCAGGTTGATGAGGCAGAACGAGAGGCTCGACAACAGGCTACTGCCAATTCTGTTGCTTTTGCTATGAGTCACAATACCGTTAACCATCGTCACGCTTACAGTACTTATGATTACAATTCTGTTTACGTATCGCCGGCACCTTCTCCTAGCCACTCACCGAGTCATTCACTCAGCTCATCGGACATTTTACAGGGCCCAACTGGTAATTCAATTGTGTCTGTCTCCACTACTTCGCCAACCCAAACTGATACTACCAATGCCGTGGGCGAGCTGTCTAATAGCTACTCCATTTCTACAACAGTCCTTTTAGACAGTCTACCCAGTGTTCCTGCAGCATCCAGCCAGGGGGCTACTACTAGTTTTAATGACATGAACGTTCCGGAGAGTGAGTTTGTCGAAGACACCTCTGCCCCCGTGCCAACTAAAGTAACAACTCCCCCGGCTGGCGAACCATTGCTGTCACTAGGATTACAAGCCCCACCGCCAACTGCTAGCAAGACCGTTGCAACCACACACTCTAGTCAGGTCAATGTTGTCAGTAGTGATAATTCGCCGCCACCTTCGAGAGATGAGTCCCCAGCGGCAGCTTTGCTCGAAGACAACAACCGACCACGATTGGGACGAATTAACAGTGCTGTATCAAGCGCGAAGGGTTTGGCGAATTCTCTTTGGAATGCAAACTGGAAATAA